Proteins encoded together in one Psilocybe cubensis strain MGC-MH-2018 chromosome 8, whole genome shotgun sequence window:
- a CDS encoding Mitogen-activated protein kinase 2, with translation MDIPDDRLDNFITGTNYQPLHVIGEGAYGIVCSAVHIPTQRKVAIKRISPFDHSMFCLRTLREIKLLRHFRHENIIAILDILKSPSIHDFKEVYLVQELMETDLHRVIRTQELSDDHIQYFTYQTLRALKALHSADVLHRDLKPSNLLLNSNCDLKICDFGLARSARPPPDADDTSTFMTEYVATRWYRAPEVMLTFKEYTRAIDIWSVGCVLAEMLSGRPLFPGRDYHHQLSLILETLGTPTIDDFYAINSERSREYIRALPFRRRKNFAQMFPGANPLAIDLMEKCLAFSPKKRLDVSEALKHPYLLPYHDVEDEPTAEPLDPSFFDFDIGEPLSKEQLKVLIYEEITRTDDTRPPLPLSSPS, from the exons ATGGACATTCCAGACGACCGACTGGACAACTTTATCACGGGGACCAACTACCAGCCGTTGCATGTCATCGGCGAGGGCGCGTATGGCATCGTCTG CTCCGCCGTCCACATCCCCACCCAGCGCAAGGTCGCCATCAAGCGCATCTCTCCCTTTGACCATTCCATGTTCTGTCTCCGCACCCTGCGCGAGATAAAGCTTCTTCGACACTTTCGCCACGAGAACATCATCGCCATCCTCGACATCCTCAAATCGCCCTCCATCCACGACTTCAAAGAGGTCTATCTCGTCCAGGAGCTCATGGAGACCGATCTCCACCGCGTCATCCGCACCCAGGAGCTGAGCGACGACCACATACAGTACTTTACTTATCAG ACCCTCCGGGCACTCAAGGCCTTGCACTCGGCGGATGTCCTCCATCGCGATCTCAAGCCCTCCAATCTTCTCCTCAACTCGAACTGCGATCTCAAG ATCTGCGATTTCGGTCTTGCGCGATCCGCGCGCCCACCTCCTGACGCAGATGACACCAGCACTTTCATGACGGAATACGTCGCGACGAG GTGGTACCGTGCCCCCGAGGTCATGCTCACTTTCAAAGAGTACACCCGCGCAATTGACATATGGAGCGTTGGGTGCGTGCTCGCAGAGATGCTCAGCGGACGCCCCCTGTTTCCCGGACGAGACT ACCACCACCAACTCTCGCTCATCCTCGAAACGCTCGGCACACCGACCATCGACGACTTTTACGCAATCAACTCGGAGCGCTCGCGCGAGTACATCCGCGCCCTACCCTTCCGCCGCAGGAAGAACTTTGCCCAGATGTTCCCCGGTGCGAATCCGTTG GCGATAGATCTCATGGAAAAATGCCTCGCGTTCAGCCCCAAGAAGAGGCTCGATGTCTCCGAGGCTCTCAAGCACCCATATCTGCTG CCCTACCACGACGTCGAAGACGAGCCCACGGCCGAACCGCTCGACCCGAGCTTTTTCGACTTTGATATCGGCGAGCCGCTTTCCAAGGAACAGTTGAAAG TGTTGATATATGAAGAGATTACGCGGACGGATGATACGAGACCGCCGTTGCCTCTTTCAAGCCCGTCGTGA